DNA from Magnolia sinica isolate HGM2019 chromosome 19, MsV1, whole genome shotgun sequence:
GAAAGGAAATTGAAGGATTCAGCGTTTGACCTATTATtatgtttaaattatttttttttaaaaagcaaatCTGTTCATGGCTTTCAGTAAGGATGGGTTTTTCATTCATGATATTGAAATATGTTTTTCTATGGCATATTGGGACATGGTTATTGTATTGCTTCTACAATTTCGATCCTCACATGAATTCTCTCTCGATTATTTCGTTTCAGCCTGTGCAGATCTAGATTGGACTTCTTGAGGTTAAATTTCTTATTAGTAATTGGTTTTCATGTTACGTAGGATGCCTTGAAATGTTGTTACTGGAGCTTGATACTGATAGCATCTGCAACAGATAATTTGTCAAGGCAATTTAGGGAACTGTTTACCGCATTTACGTTTGCTATTCTATGATAAATCTGCATGTAACTTGTTGCAAATTACcttgttgtttttcttcttcttcttcttcttaggtCTGGTGTTACTGGgattatttatttcaagttttgTGGAACTAATCATTATTGTTTAAAGTCAATGCGTAAAATCGTGGTTGGTACAGCAAGGTAGCAAGTTGAAAGCTCCCATAAGCAAAGAAAAACaggaaaacaaaacaaagaaaaaagagaagcagAAGAAAACATAAAGGAAACAAAAAGACCCAACTAAGAATCAGacagaaggggaaaaaacaatCCACGGAAATCAGCTACACCCTACCTAACGTCGGAGAGCCGATGAAAAGAGGAATGTGGCTAATGGTTGTAGAGTGGCAAGTCCATTCGGATAGGAATTGCTGGATTCCGTTGATCACATGGGCGATAGAATGGGCCTCATCTCTGAAACAACGCCAATTTCTTTCTTCCCAGATGGCCCACCAGGCGGCTAGAAGAGAGAACCGCCACACCGCAACTCTATTCTTCTCCAGGGGGACTCCATGCCAGGCTGCGAAGACAGAATCAGTGGATTGAGGAAAAGACCAGGAAATGTCAAAATGTGATAGAATAGTTGCCCAGACTGAGTTGAAATAAGTACAATGAACAAACAAATGATCCGTCATTTCTTCATTTGATAGGCAACAGATGCAAACGTTTGGAAGAATCATCCCTCTTTTCTTCAGATTGTCAATAGTGAGAACTTTtctctttccaaccaaccacccgAAAACAACGATTTTTGGACGGACCTTGTATTTCCGAATCTTCGCGTAGAGCATCACTGATGATGAATCAGTCTTCTGATCCAGAAAACGGTATAAAGATTTAACAGAGAACATACCCTTACTATCGAGGGCCCACACTAGCTTATcatgttgatctggatgaggatGACAGTTACCTAACCGCTGAAGGAGCTTCACATAAGACTCAATTTCCCAATCGTGAAGGTTTCTTCTGCAGGGGGGGGATCCAGACCACGCCGTTACCTTGAATAGAGTAACAATCGGCCACTGTTATCGACGGATCTCGGGCTAGCCAGTACATATCTGGAAATTCCTGTTTAAGGACATGGGAACCCACCCATAAGTCCTCCCAGAACCGAATTTTGTCTCCTTTTCCTATGTAGAAACGGCAATGAGTTTGCACCTCGCTATGAGAAGATATGATTCCTCTCCAAACCGCAGAAACGCTACTATTAGACACCCCCTTTGTCCACCAACCGTGAGGCGATTTCACATATTTACATTTGATCACCTTATTCCATAGGGTATCTTCTTCTGCACCAAGTCTCCACCACCATTTTCCTAGAAGAGCGCAATTCATAGTTTTGAGGTTTCTGATTCCAGCTCTAGCGTCCTTATAGTGTTTGCAAACCTCAAGGCAAGCaaccaaatgaaatttttttcGATCCTCCCTTCCATGCCACAGGAAGTCCCGTCTAAGTTTCTCTAAAGTATGTAAAATCTTTGCGGGGCATTTGAAAAGGGACCTGAAATacaaggggagatttgagagtgtCGCTTTTATCAATGTGAGCCGGCCCCCTAACGAGAGATATCTGCATTTCCACCTCGCGAGGTAAAGCTCAAAACGATCAATGATTTTCTCCCAAAAAGCGATCGGAGGCTTGCCAATACATAGCAGGAGGCCGACGAAATTTGTAGGGAGTTTGTCAGGGGTACAACCAAAAAATTCTGCAAAAAGGCGAGTGTCGGATTCACTAATATTGACGCCAATCAACTTCGATTTGCTGAGATTGACTTTCAGGCCTGAAACTGCCTCAAAACATCGGATGGTTGTACGAAGATTGCCCACTTTATCCCAATCGGCTTCGCAAAATAGGAGCTTGTCGTCGGCGTACTGGATGTGAGAGATGGGGTGTTCCATATCTTTTATCTGAAAACCTCCAATCATACCTTTCTCCTGGTCGTTTCTTAGCATACGCGATAAAGCCTCGACCACAGTAAGAAAAAGGAACAGAGATAGCAGATCTCCTTGACGTAGGCCTCTAGTACTTTTGAAATAGCCTTTTGGGGATCCGTTAATGAGGACCCAAGACATAGCTGATTTGACATAAGCCTTTATCCAATTTAACCATCTATCACCGAAACCCATCCGTTTTAACATGTATAGGAGGAAATTCCAATCAACGTGATCGTAGGCCTTCTCAAGATCAAGTTTGCATAAGATGTCTCTTGCCCCGGATATATGGCTGGAGTGCAGGCATTCGGTAGCCATGAGGGCACTATCGATGATTTGTCTACCCTGAATGAAGGCACTTTGGTGGTGGGAAATAATCTTGTCCATAACTCCTTGAAGATGGTTGGCGAGAATTTTTGCAAGGATTTTGTATGGCCTCCCAAGAAGACTGATAGGCCTAAAGTTATGGAGAGAATCTGCCCCCTGCACCTTCAGAATAAGGACAATGAAAGTAGCCCCAAGAGCATCTGATAAGTATCCTCTTTCATGGAGTTCATTTACAAAATCAAGGATATCCCCCTGTAGCAGGTCCCAGAAGTGCTGGAAAAATAAGATGGGAAAGCCATCTGGACCTGGGGCTTTGTCCCCTGCCAGCGACTGAATAGCAAGTTTGACCTCGTCGGGAGAGAAACCAGCTTCCAGGGAGGCAACGTCCAGGTCAGAGATCCGGTCCATGGGCAACAAGTCCAGGGTAGGCCTATGATGAGAATCTGACTTTAGAAGATTAGGGAAAAAGGAGATAGCCTTTTCAGAAATCATCTGCTTGTCTTCAGTGTGCTCCCCATTTATCGAAAGGCAGGATATCTTATTGGCAGTAGCCCGAGCATTCGCCATGGCATGAAAAAAAGAGTGTTTTTATCGCCTTCTGTCTCCAAGAGATCTCCTCCTCTAAAACCCGGGCAGAATAAACATTAATAAGCTTAGCACGTCTGCAAGGCTGAGTACTATCTGTGGGATCATCTTCGTAGGTAGCGtcaatggagtggatttgacCCAAAATGTCATCAGTTTCAGCCTGCCGTTTGAGAAGAAAATCTGATTTCCAAACCTTGAGGTGGGACTTTAACATATTCAGCTTCTTACTTAGCCTAAAGCCTGCGAACCCATCGACGTTCATCTTCTTCCACCAATCTGAAATGAGCTTATCGAAGCCTTCAATCTTCAGCCAAGAAATATCAAAGCGAAATGGCTTGGGGCCCCAGTTTTCCTCAACCATCGAGAGAAGAATCGAAGACTGATCAGACGTTGGCCGAGGGAGAGACGTCTGCAATACATTGGAAAAAATTTCAGTCCAATCTGCAGAGACAAGAAAGCGATCTAACCTTGCAAAAGAAGGCGGGTCACACAAATTTGACCAAGTATATCTGGAGCCGGATAGCGGAATGTCTATTAGCTCGTGATCATCAATCCAACGAGAGAGAACGCATGGCAGCTGAAACACGACCAGGCTGGGATCGCTCCTCCGCATACCGCGTGATATTGAAGTCACCTCCGATACACCATGGACCGTCGAACATTTCCCTGGCAGCTAGCAGATCCTTCCAGAAATCAGACCTCCTGTCAGCCTAATTCGGACCATAAacagaagaaaggagaaaggaaaagtTGGATCCAATCTGATTTAGAACCACGGAAACTGAGTAGACACCAATCCGGCTACGTTCCATCGACCACAAATCCGAATCCAAGCAATAAGAATCCCACCCGGACTACCTGCCGCATTTGAAGCCTCCCATTGAACGTTTCGAACTTTCCAAAGCGTGCTCAAAAGAGAAGCTGAGAAAGCCAGGGATTTAGTTTCCTGAAAGTAGATAATATCAGCTTTACTTCTTCCCGTGATGTCTTTTATCAGACAACGCTTCTTCTTGGAGCCCACACCTCTAACATTCCAAGAAAGGATTTTCATTTTGGAACCGATCGACCCCTACGACCACCACGGATGACACATTCTGAGGATTGCGAGCATTGTCTAGGACTGGTTAGGAGGCTCTGCAACTCTCTGTTTCTGATGGGCTTAGCCTAAAATTTTCTTGGAGATTTATGACTTGTCAGGGGCTTGCCACGAGCTTCAATGCAGTGGAAGAGGGCCAAAAAATCCTCAGGATGATCCCCGAAAGAGAGGCCTAAGGATCTACCGATGTGGCCCATAGCGTCTCTTATCTACTGTTTTTTCTGGATGGAGGCCGCCAGTTCTGATCTCGCAGTCGCAAGCGCCATTTCCGTATCGTGAGGTGGGGAGCCCATTCTGACCTGAATCAGCTCCGCGTCTATAATGTGTCCTCCTACTCCTTCCCGGAATAAGGCAACTAAAGCAGAATCTTCCAAGAGTTGGGAGTCGGAAATGGCTCGCGGGGAGAATCCGATGATTGATCTGTCGCTTGCGGTCGGAGGGATGGAAACTACAGGGAGAGGTTCAGTAGGGACCAAATCCCGCGAGATAAAGGGGAGAGGGGACGAAGCAGTCTCACGCTGCTGAAGATGGAGATCAATATTCCTGAGGAAGTCGGGCAGTGATCCCGATCATTTCGCGAACCTGTTTGTAATAGAAGGAGAGCAGATGGGAAGGTTGAGGTTGAGGGAGGCATGAATCGTGGGATACCGATCGACAAGGTCGTTTGGGTCAGTGGTGAAGATAATCGGGCTTACAGGAGGAGTCTGAGGATGAATGCCATCTGTCGAATTAAGTTCCATACGTGTGGGAGGAATAATATGACGATCGCACGATTCGCACGAGGTATCCATGTGGCTACAGTTATTATCCGAAGGACGCTCTGTCGTCCCTTCGATGTTACTCGTGTCTTCTAGGGAAACGTCCGACACGTGACTGGAGTACAGGTGGCTGGAAAGGTGTTCTGTGCGAAATCTTCTGCAGCTGCCGCGCCAAGATCGAGAGCGTGATTTGCACGCCAAGAGGCAGTCGTTTAGTGTGGTAGGTTTGCGGAAGGTGAGGCTAGGCTGTACTTCATGTTTGGTACTCCAGCAGAGCATACAATCCGTGTACCATCTTCCATCTCCCCGTCCATACCACTGACAGTGGCAATCTGCTCCCCTTCTTTGGATCTCCATAGATTCCCCCATCTTGGAATCGGATCGTTTTTGCACTCCATCTAGACTGGAAGATGAAAAACACGATCATTAGCCAGGATCTGGATAGCTGATGGAATTGGCTTCCCCTTCTTCCTACGCACCAGCACCCTGTTAACACCCATCTCTTCTCCCGACAGAGTTTTGGGATCCACCTAAATAAGGGTGCCAAGCCGAGCAGCCACTGTTGAGAAAAAAGCTTCATTCCATAGCTCCAAAGGAACCGACCAAATCAACATCCATTTCTCTTCAAATCCAAAAAAGGAGAACTCCTCCTAAGACTGAATAGAAGCAATCGGCCCGTCCTTAAATAGCACTCCTGCCATGATTAAGAGATCGATATTATAATCAGGCTTTACCTTTATCCATAGCTCGTTGAATCCAAGCGGTTTGATCGTGTAAGCAGATACAGGAATGCTACAACTCTCATCTAACCATCTGGTAACTTGGGACAAAGAGACACCCTCTCTGGTAATGGCGACCACCAAATTTAGGAGACCATCTTTGTCTGTTGCAATAGTCGTAGAGTCGATGAAAATGGAATCCTTTCCCACCGGATCAGGGTGATTATTGTTTCGATCCATAGCTTGATATCCTCTAGTAGATCCGGAGGAGCTCCCCCCTTTTAGATTCTCCCTTGCATTTAGGAGAACATCTCTGAAGGACGATGGCCGTAGGTGATTAGCGGGCTTGAATGTTTGCTTTGCTGTAGTCGTCTTTGAAGTGAGATGGTGAAGAGGTCTTTGTATAGTATTCCGCACTCTATGCTCTGGCCCAAATCGCGCTTGCTGGACACGCATTTTTTCGCCTCCAAAACTCACCCCATTTAGGAGCTGGATCGCTCTATGAAGTTCACTCTCGGAACTCATACGGACAAAAGCAAAGCCGCGAAGAGATCCATTGCTCTTGTTCCTTGGCAAAACCACTTCCATGACAATCCCCGCCCTGCGAAATACTCGTTCGAAATTGAGGGGATACCATCCAGCTGGGAATCCTTTTATGAACAGAGTTGGGTAGCTAGAAATGTCTCTGTTTTGCTGAAAGGTGGCGATTCTATTCTGCGGGAGTTGTTTCTTTGCCACCACCGTCCAATCATCAGAAAGAGATTGGGCAACTCCACCATCTCCGCAGCTTTCCTCATGGATTTCATGTCCACCGTACACTGCGTTGTTGATGTTTCCGTTGTCGTCGTCGGATTTGTATCTGATCTTTTCCTAATATAAAATTTTGGGCACTGAAGATTTATGTTAGCAACTAAGAGAGGAAAATGCTACTAGTCAATTCTTGAtctcaataaaaaaaaattcctaactCAATGGATTAGGTTTTTGGACCCAATTTTTTTCCCCAAATATCTAAGCATAATCATTATTGTTTAAAGTCAATGCGTAAAATCGTGGTTGGTACAGCATATAAATCTGCATATAACTTGCTGCAAATTGCcttgtttatttgttttcttctttatttcttatGTCCGGTGTTACTGGgatttatttatttcaagttttgCGGAACTAATCATTCTTGTTTATGAAATCAAGGTTAGGTGGTTACTAACTTCGCTGTCAAATCGAGGTTTTGTCCATTAGGAATTTCAACTGTCTGTAACTCAGCGATACTGccatttcatatttttcttagaaAGCGTTGACCTTTTACATGGCATATGAACCCGAGGAAACCTTGCGACCGTGTCTTGTGCCCTTTCTTCCAGCCAcgcaattatttattttattttaattttccctTTGTATTTACAGATTTCCCAACTGAAGTTCGGAAGTAGTGAAACTTTTTTCTGAAAACAATTTCCCGACAACATTTGCAGGTTTGTTTTCCGGGCCAATTGCAACTATTCAAGTTCCAACTATCAACATTTGCAGGTTTGTATTCTGGGTCAAGAACATTGCTCCAAGATTTcttctacaaaatttttaaatccagtacacttcttttttctattttttagaaggATTTTTCCTTTGGGAGTTCCATTACTTGCGGCCCAAAACATCTACACTAAACACTTGACACGCCATCAACTCCCATGAAGCAAAATGTATTTTTTCTGTCTGCATTTTTTGTTTTGAGAATTgacgatttatttatttatttatttttttctgttaAATATGATTTTTGAAAGCTAAGACAGAGATTTGTATATCTTTCATTTTCAAGTTTGAATTGGCCAAGTTTATGGAAAACTAATGAACTTTACAAAAGAATGGCTGGACCCATGaattcagctctctctctctctctctctctctcatgaattcagctctctctctctctctccatatatttCTCTATATTATACATAGACACATATATAATGGTATATGTTCAAATGAGATTGGTATTCTACTGCATGCAGGTGTCATGACTGCATATATAGCATTTGGGAATAAAGATATTAAATCCAGAGCTGAGAGATTTTTGAGCAGTATCACAAATTCAATTGAGACAGTTCTGAGGCGCAATGTGGAAGTCAGAATGGGACTTATTGCAGATGGGGAAAATTCTATAAACAGGATAAAAGCAGTCGAGTCACCAGATTCTATGGCAGTGGCATAGAAGCAGATGGAAATGATTGGGATGATGGGCAGGCACCGAAATGCAGATAATAGCAGATTAAGTACATCATATCAGGGCCCATGTAAAGAACAACTCAATCTGACCAGAAAAAGCTTTAATGGTTATGAGTGGATGCTGCGAAGAACCCCAGATTCGTGAGATTTGTTTATTGTAGAAAATTGAGAATGGGTTCTGATTGAGCATGTGCAGGTTTGGGGGCTTCCTTGTGCCCACAATTTCCATGTGGAATGCATTGATGAGTGGCTCCAGCTGAATGTAAAGTGCCCCCGTTGCCGCTACTCCGTCTTCCCTAACCTCGACCTCAGCGCCCTCTCCAACCTTCACGCTGACTCTGGTTGTCCCTCTGCTAGTGTTTTGACGGCCACACACTATGTGCACACGCAGCTAGCAGGCCAGAGCTACCTGTTGAGGTTGTAGACCGACAATCCGAATGGAGAATGCTGGTGAAGGCAATGATGATGCTGGCCTAGAAGCAGCAGAAGATGGACGGGCAGTGTTATGTCAGGGTCCGCCAAGCACGACAGCACCAGTGATGACGGGCGCGGCCATGACattgtattatttgtggaacctaatgttatgtaacagtttgattgagttaaactttaaatagactgtcgttaactgttttgttggtattgtggcttttatgattgattgtttcatgagtggatttgtagtttaaataaatattttaaaaaaataaacatttttagtctcaatttgtaactgaggcttggatttagcctcggttgttgagaaccaaggctgaaatttcgtggctaaaggctttagcctcagttgttgagaaccgaggttaaaaatagatttagcttcaattggaggcaactgaggctaaaatttggatttagtcttagttggaaacaatggaggctaaaattttgatttagcctcatttcgagaaaactgaaactaaaaaggttcttttagcttcacttgaagaatcgaggctataaaagtcaatttagcttcggttgctaaaactgaggctaaagcctttagccacgggggtttcaacctcggtttagataactgaggcaaaactgaggctaaaggttttagcctcacttttaacctttttagcctcagttttgaacCAGGCTAAAGCTCCTTTTTCTTGTAGCGTACATTACACCAACTGAAAAGGGGTCAGTCTATTTTTAAAGacttaaataaagaaaaatatcaaatcTCCTCGAATTGCTGAGGCATCTTGAACCGGCAAAGAGGACACACATGGTTAATCTCCAACCAGTGAATTATGCATTCAACATCAAAAATATGTGAGCATGGCATACGTATGACCTCCATCCCTGTACACAACTCATTCAGACAAATTGTACATTTGATCTCGTCTGACTCTCCTTTGTTAAACCTCATCCTCTCCAACACTTCAACTGAAGATCTTAATGCTGGTACTATACTAGCCCTCCCTTCATAAGCCAAGTCCATTGATTCTCTCAGGGCCTCAATCAGTGTCTCATCTTCGTCTtcgtcttcatcttcttcttcgtcatcgtcgtcttcttcttcttcttcttcaaccaaTATCAAAACTTCAAAGTTAGCAACAATGTGTACCATCTTCCTTCCCACTTCATGGGCCTTCTTCACTATGTCACTAATATTCAAAGCCACTAATTCAACACAATTTGTATGAATGTTCAGGTGGGAAACCATC
Protein-coding regions in this window:
- the LOC131235115 gene encoding uncharacterized protein LOC131235115 isoform X1 — encoded protein: MEKLNLVNSVLFTGGWAKTGLYYETVQEIFKVCFPGQLQLFKFQLSTFAGVMTAYIAFGNKDIKSRAERFLSSITNSIETVLRRNVEVRMGLIADGENSINRIKAVESPDSMAVA